A section of the Piliocolobus tephrosceles isolate RC106 chromosome 14, ASM277652v3, whole genome shotgun sequence genome encodes:
- the LOC111543377 gene encoding histone H3.3-like: MARTKQTARKSTGGKAPRKQLATKAARKSAPSTGGVKKSHRYRPGTVALGEIRRYQKSTELLIRKLPFQRLVREIAQDFKTDLCFQRAAIGALQEASEAYLVGLFEDTNLCAIHAKRVTIMPKDIQLARRIRGERA, from the coding sequence ATGGCTCGTACAAAGCAGACTGCCCGCAAATCGACCGGTGGTAAAGCACCCAGGAAGCAACTGGCTACAAAAGCCGCTCGCAAGAGTGCGCCCTCTACTGGAGGGGTGAAGAAATCTCATCGCTACAGGCCTGGTACTGTGGCGCTCGGTGAAATTAGACGTTATCAGAAGTCCACTGAACTTCTGATTCGCAAACTTCCCTTCCAGCGTCTGGTGCGAGAAATTGCTCAGGACTTTAAAACAGATCTATGCTTCCAGAGAGCAGCTATCGGTGCTTTGCAGGAGGCAAGTGAGGCCTATCTGGTTGGCCTTTTTGAAGACACCAACCTGTGTGCTATTCATGCCAAACGTGTAACAATTATGCCAAAAGACATCCAGCTAGCACGCCGCATACGTGGAGAACGTGCTTAA